From one Gadus morhua chromosome 8, gadMor3.0, whole genome shotgun sequence genomic stretch:
- the LOC115548356 gene encoding elongation factor 1-delta isoform X2 translates to MDQSKASATQGGTPQIAIPGRQASGGPAVERVSAGAQSGSANGTLSSSPRSSGAKGPYAPRGGAKLPKGPKQGNPDKENGAAKSPAAPRRPAGRGRNRTSSESERGGKGSRGPAQRKRGLSETEGRPWPRDNINMSGLQCLATENIWFDKHRYDDAERCFYEGANGSPAQVKSATQPAKGRQAKRPHRNSSSKSGDQDTKGKQMDYQSMQKEIEDMRALIRVLESRVTSLEKTQTTAAPAPCVQAAKVQAAPQRKAVVDEDDDDDDDDDDLDLFGSDDEDAETLRIKQERIDAYAAKKSKKPALIAKSSILLDVKPWDDETDMVKLEECVRSVQADGLLWGASKLLPVGYGIRKLQINCVVEDDKVGTDLLEEEITKFEDYIQSVDVAAFNKI, encoded by the exons ATGGATCAGTCTAAAGCTAGCGCTACGCAAGGAGGAACCCCTCAGATTGCTATCCCAGGAAGACAGGCCAGCGGCGGCCCCGCTGTGGAGCGGGTTAGCGCCGGCGCCCAGTCTGGTAGCGCCAACGGGACGCTTTCGTCCTCCCCGAGGAGCTCAGGCGCCAAGGGGCCCTATGCCCCCCGTGGTGGGGCCAAACTCCCCAAGGGCCCGAAGCAGGGGAACCCCGACAAGGAGAACGGTGCTGCCAAGTCCCCGGCGGCCCCCCGTCGGCCGGCCGGGAGGGGTCGCAACCGCACGTCCtcggagagcgagagggggggtaAGGGCAGCCGGGGGCCGGCCCAGAGGAAGCGGGGCCTCTCCGAGACGGAGGGCAGACCCTGGCCCCGGGACAA CATCAACATGAGTGGACTGCAGTGTCTCGCCACAGAGAATATCTGGTTCGACAAGCACCGCTACGATGATGCCGAGAGGTGCTTCTATGAGGGAGCCAACGGCAGCCCGGCACAG GTGAAGTCTGCCACGCAGCCTGCCAAAGGCCGTCAGGCCAAACGGCCCCACAGAAAC TCATCATCAAAATCTGGGGACCAGGACACAAAGGGCAAGCAGATGGATTATCAGAGTATGCAGAAAG AGATCGAAGATATGAGAGCCCTCATCCGGGTTCTTGAGTCAAGGGTGACCAGTCTTGAGAAGACCCAAACAACGGCAGCTCCTGCACCGTGTGTCCAG GCTGCTAAAGTGCAGGCTGCACCACAGAGGAAAGCAGTGGTTGATGAagacgacgacgatgatgatgacgatgatgacctGGACCTGTTTGGCAGTGATGACGAGGACGCTGAGACATTGCGCATCAAACAGGAGCGCATCGATGCCTACGCAGCCAAGAAGTCTAAGAAGCCTGCCCTGATCGCCAAGTCCTCCATCTTGTTGGACGTAAAACCT TGGGACGACGAGACGGACATGGTCAAGCTGGAGGAGTGTGTGCGCTCGGTGCAGGCCGACGGGCTCCTATGGGGGGCCTCCAAGCTGCTGCCGGTGGGCTACGGCATCAGGAAGCTGCAGATCAACTGTGTGGTGGAGGACGACAAGGTGGGCACAgacctgctggaggaggagatcacCAAGTTCGAGGACTAT ATCCAGAGTGTGGATGTGGCCGCATTCAACAAGATCTAA
- the LOC115548356 gene encoding elongation factor 1-delta isoform X1 gives MDQSKASATQGGTPQIAIPGRQASGGPAVERVSAGAQSGSANGTLSSSPRSSGAKGPYAPRGGAKLPKGPKQGNPDKENGAAKSPAAPRRPAGRGRNRTSSESERGGKGSRGPAQRKRGLSETEGRPWPRDNINMSGLQCLATENIWFDKHRYDDAERCFYEGANGSPAQEKDANAILQEIAKSRQQIQQCLDEVKSATQPAKGRQAKRPHRNSSSKSGDQDTKGKQMDYQSMQKEIEDMRALIRVLESRVTSLEKTQTTAAPAPCVQAAKVQAAPQRKAVVDEDDDDDDDDDDLDLFGSDDEDAETLRIKQERIDAYAAKKSKKPALIAKSSILLDVKPWDDETDMVKLEECVRSVQADGLLWGASKLLPVGYGIRKLQINCVVEDDKVGTDLLEEEITKFEDYIQSVDVAAFNKI, from the exons ATGGATCAGTCTAAAGCTAGCGCTACGCAAGGAGGAACCCCTCAGATTGCTATCCCAGGAAGACAGGCCAGCGGCGGCCCCGCTGTGGAGCGGGTTAGCGCCGGCGCCCAGTCTGGTAGCGCCAACGGGACGCTTTCGTCCTCCCCGAGGAGCTCAGGCGCCAAGGGGCCCTATGCCCCCCGTGGTGGGGCCAAACTCCCCAAGGGCCCGAAGCAGGGGAACCCCGACAAGGAGAACGGTGCTGCCAAGTCCCCGGCGGCCCCCCGTCGGCCGGCCGGGAGGGGTCGCAACCGCACGTCCtcggagagcgagagggggggtaAGGGCAGCCGGGGGCCGGCCCAGAGGAAGCGGGGCCTCTCCGAGACGGAGGGCAGACCCTGGCCCCGGGACAA CATCAACATGAGTGGACTGCAGTGTCTCGCCACAGAGAATATCTGGTTCGACAAGCACCGCTACGATGATGCCGAGAGGTGCTTCTATGAGGGAGCCAACGGCAGCCCGGCACAG GAAAAAGATGCTAATGCCATCCTGCAGGAAATTGCTAAATCCAGGCAGCAAATCCAGCAGTGCCTGGACGAA GTGAAGTCTGCCACGCAGCCTGCCAAAGGCCGTCAGGCCAAACGGCCCCACAGAAAC TCATCATCAAAATCTGGGGACCAGGACACAAAGGGCAAGCAGATGGATTATCAGAGTATGCAGAAAG AGATCGAAGATATGAGAGCCCTCATCCGGGTTCTTGAGTCAAGGGTGACCAGTCTTGAGAAGACCCAAACAACGGCAGCTCCTGCACCGTGTGTCCAG GCTGCTAAAGTGCAGGCTGCACCACAGAGGAAAGCAGTGGTTGATGAagacgacgacgatgatgatgacgatgatgacctGGACCTGTTTGGCAGTGATGACGAGGACGCTGAGACATTGCGCATCAAACAGGAGCGCATCGATGCCTACGCAGCCAAGAAGTCTAAGAAGCCTGCCCTGATCGCCAAGTCCTCCATCTTGTTGGACGTAAAACCT TGGGACGACGAGACGGACATGGTCAAGCTGGAGGAGTGTGTGCGCTCGGTGCAGGCCGACGGGCTCCTATGGGGGGCCTCCAAGCTGCTGCCGGTGGGCTACGGCATCAGGAAGCTGCAGATCAACTGTGTGGTGGAGGACGACAAGGTGGGCACAgacctgctggaggaggagatcacCAAGTTCGAGGACTAT ATCCAGAGTGTGGATGTGGCCGCATTCAACAAGATCTAA
- the LOC115548356 gene encoding elongation factor 1-delta isoform X3 yields the protein MDQSKASATQGGTPQIAIPGRQASGGPAVERVSAGAQSGSANGTLSSSPRSSGAKGPYAPRGGAKLPKGPKQGNPDKENGAAKSPAAPRRPAGRGRNRTSSESERGGKGSRGPAQRKRGLSETEGRPWPRDNINMSGLQCLATENIWFDKHRYDDAERCFYEGANGSPAQSSSKSGDQDTKGKQMDYQSMQKEIEDMRALIRVLESRVTSLEKTQTTAAPAPCVQAAKVQAAPQRKAVVDEDDDDDDDDDDLDLFGSDDEDAETLRIKQERIDAYAAKKSKKPALIAKSSILLDVKPWDDETDMVKLEECVRSVQADGLLWGASKLLPVGYGIRKLQINCVVEDDKVGTDLLEEEITKFEDYIQSVDVAAFNKI from the exons ATGGATCAGTCTAAAGCTAGCGCTACGCAAGGAGGAACCCCTCAGATTGCTATCCCAGGAAGACAGGCCAGCGGCGGCCCCGCTGTGGAGCGGGTTAGCGCCGGCGCCCAGTCTGGTAGCGCCAACGGGACGCTTTCGTCCTCCCCGAGGAGCTCAGGCGCCAAGGGGCCCTATGCCCCCCGTGGTGGGGCCAAACTCCCCAAGGGCCCGAAGCAGGGGAACCCCGACAAGGAGAACGGTGCTGCCAAGTCCCCGGCGGCCCCCCGTCGGCCGGCCGGGAGGGGTCGCAACCGCACGTCCtcggagagcgagagggggggtaAGGGCAGCCGGGGGCCGGCCCAGAGGAAGCGGGGCCTCTCCGAGACGGAGGGCAGACCCTGGCCCCGGGACAA CATCAACATGAGTGGACTGCAGTGTCTCGCCACAGAGAATATCTGGTTCGACAAGCACCGCTACGATGATGCCGAGAGGTGCTTCTATGAGGGAGCCAACGGCAGCCCGGCACAG TCATCATCAAAATCTGGGGACCAGGACACAAAGGGCAAGCAGATGGATTATCAGAGTATGCAGAAAG AGATCGAAGATATGAGAGCCCTCATCCGGGTTCTTGAGTCAAGGGTGACCAGTCTTGAGAAGACCCAAACAACGGCAGCTCCTGCACCGTGTGTCCAG GCTGCTAAAGTGCAGGCTGCACCACAGAGGAAAGCAGTGGTTGATGAagacgacgacgatgatgatgacgatgatgacctGGACCTGTTTGGCAGTGATGACGAGGACGCTGAGACATTGCGCATCAAACAGGAGCGCATCGATGCCTACGCAGCCAAGAAGTCTAAGAAGCCTGCCCTGATCGCCAAGTCCTCCATCTTGTTGGACGTAAAACCT TGGGACGACGAGACGGACATGGTCAAGCTGGAGGAGTGTGTGCGCTCGGTGCAGGCCGACGGGCTCCTATGGGGGGCCTCCAAGCTGCTGCCGGTGGGCTACGGCATCAGGAAGCTGCAGATCAACTGTGTGGTGGAGGACGACAAGGTGGGCACAgacctgctggaggaggagatcacCAAGTTCGAGGACTAT ATCCAGAGTGTGGATGTGGCCGCATTCAACAAGATCTAA
- the LOC115548363 gene encoding uncharacterized oxidoreductase ZK1290.5-like, with amino-acid sequence MISKLAFNCPTVTLSNGKKMPILGIGTSPFGGYSDEAFVYALRECGIRHLDASKYSGIEEQLAVAIQESCVPRSELWITNKLWPLDYGYDSAMEACLASCTRMGIDYFDMYMLHWPDSMQPGRSNRELRAESWRALEELEKLGRCRSIGVSNFMIHHLQQLKEDCGAVPHANQVEYHVYQQPRQLVEYCHEEGIVFQGYSPLAKGQALGDPTVLKLAEKYGRTPAQICIRWNIQNEVVTTPKSTKIERVRENCDVFGFQLEDADMEELTQLHDGRHVCWDPTNVE; translated from the exons ATGATTTCGAAACTAGCTTTCAACTGTCCAACAGTAACGCTTTCCAATGGGAAAAAGATGCCAATACTTGGAATAG GCACATCACCCTTTGGTGGATACTCTGACGAGGCATTTGTCTACGCGCTCCGAGAATGCGGGATACGCCACCTTGACGCGTCAAAGTACAGCGGTATCGAGGAGCAGCTCGCCGTCGCCATCCAAGAAAGTTGCGTGCCAAGAAGTGAGCTTTGGATCACCAACAAACTGTGGCCCTTGGACTACGGCTATGATTCGGCCATGGAAGCCTGTCTCGCATCATGTACTCGAATGGGAATAGACTATTTCG ACATGTACATGTTGCATTGGCCGGACAGCATGCAGCCAGGCCGTTCCAACAGGGAACTGCGAGCAGAGAGCTGGAGAGCCCTGGAGGAACTAGAGAAACTAG GGCGGTGCCGTTCCATTGGAGTGAGCAACTTTATGATCCATCACCTGCAACAGTTAAAGGAAGACTGCGGTGCAGTGCCACACGCCAACCAG GTGGAGTACCACGTGTACCAACAGCCCAGGCAGCTGGTGGAGTACTGCCATGAGGAGGGCATTGTGTTTCAGGGGTACAGCCCCCTGGCCAAGGGGCAAGCTCTGGGGGACCCAACGGTCCTCAAACTGGCAGAGAAGTACGGACGCACGCCTGCCCAGATCTGCATCCGCTGGAACATACAG AACGAGGTTGTCACAACACCCAAATCTACCAAAATTGAAAGAGTACGAGAAAACTGTGAC GTGTTTGGGTTTCAGCTCGAGGACGCGGACATGGAAGAACTGACCCAGTTGCATGATGGGAGACACGTGTGCTGGGATCCGACCAATGTGGAATGA